One Thauera sp. K11 DNA window includes the following coding sequences:
- a CDS encoding pseudouridine synthase — MLDILYRDDHLIAIHKPSGLLVHRSLIAAHDERFAVQLLRDQIGRRVFPAHRLDRGTSGVLLFALERDTAARLAALFETRQVGKRYVAVVRGHPPETGEIDHPLARRFDPIERSRGLGAGNRPGSGATPEDDEPPDEAPAAQPALTTFRRLATAELPHRVDRYPTSRYALVELEPETGRRHQIRRHLKHIAHPIIGDATYGKGIHNRLFGRLFGNDRLLLACTRLALPHPRTGAPLCIESPLAPDFAHVVRALGWRFP; from the coding sequence ATGCTCGACATCCTCTACCGCGACGACCATCTGATCGCCATCCACAAGCCCTCGGGGCTGCTCGTCCATCGCAGCCTGATCGCCGCGCACGACGAACGCTTCGCGGTGCAACTGTTGCGCGACCAGATCGGGCGGCGCGTGTTCCCGGCGCACCGGCTCGATCGCGGCACCTCGGGCGTGCTGCTGTTCGCGCTCGAGCGCGACACCGCCGCACGGCTCGCCGCGCTGTTCGAGACCCGGCAGGTCGGAAAGCGCTACGTCGCCGTCGTGCGCGGCCATCCGCCCGAAACGGGCGAGATCGACCACCCGCTCGCACGCCGCTTCGACCCCATCGAGCGCAGCCGCGGCCTGGGCGCCGGCAACCGGCCGGGCAGCGGCGCCACGCCCGAGGACGACGAGCCGCCGGATGAAGCGCCGGCCGCGCAGCCGGCACTGACCACCTTCCGGCGTCTGGCCACGGCGGAACTGCCGCATCGCGTCGACCGCTACCCGACGAGCCGCTACGCGCTGGTCGAACTCGAACCGGAAACCGGCCGCCGGCACCAGATCCGGCGGCATCTGAAGCACATCGCCCACCCGATCATCGGCGACGCCACCTACGGCAAGGGAATCCACAACCGGCTGTTCGGGCGACTCTTCGGCAACGACCGGCTGCTGCTCGCCTGCACCCGGCTGGCCCTGCCCCATCCGCGGACCGGCGCGCCGCTCTGCATCGAATCCCCCCTCGCGCCGGATTTCGCGCACGTGGTGCGGGCGCTCGGATGGCGTTTTCCCTGA
- the tal gene encoding transaldolase, with translation MNPLLQVRQHGQQIWLDNLSRTLLNDGHLAQLIADDGVAGVTTNPAIFHKAIAGGRYYEDDLAALKREPLSAEARYEALVIPDVQRACDLLAPLHRDSGGNAGYVSLEVSPALAHDADGTVAAGLRLKAAVGRPNLLIKVPATAAGLAAIERLIAAGVSVNVTLMFSLAHVDAVASAYVRGLERLQEGGGSPAPVMSVASLFLSRVDTLVDRQLDELGGEALALRGRTAVATAKLAYQRYRQCFHGTAFDALRKAGARPQFMLWASTGTKNPAYGDLLYVEPLIGPETVNTLPDATLAALRDHGRIADTLDKDVDAAAAQYAALAALGVNLDEAGERLQQEGLAQFEQAFAALLELTA, from the coding sequence ATGAATCCCCTGCTTCAAGTCCGCCAGCACGGCCAGCAGATCTGGCTCGACAACCTTTCCCGCACCCTGCTCAACGACGGCCATCTCGCGCAGCTCATCGCCGACGACGGCGTAGCCGGCGTGACGACGAACCCCGCCATCTTCCACAAGGCGATCGCCGGCGGCCGCTACTACGAAGACGACCTCGCGGCGCTGAAGCGCGAGCCGCTGAGCGCGGAAGCGCGCTACGAGGCGCTGGTGATTCCCGACGTGCAACGCGCCTGCGACCTGCTCGCGCCGCTGCACCGCGACAGCGGCGGCAACGCGGGCTACGTCAGCCTCGAAGTGTCGCCCGCCCTGGCGCACGATGCGGACGGCACGGTCGCCGCCGGCCTGCGCCTGAAGGCGGCGGTCGGCCGGCCCAACCTCCTGATCAAGGTGCCGGCGACCGCCGCGGGCCTGGCCGCCATCGAAAGGCTCATCGCGGCCGGCGTCAGCGTCAACGTCACGCTGATGTTCTCGCTGGCGCATGTGGACGCGGTCGCCTCGGCGTACGTACGCGGCCTCGAACGCCTGCAGGAAGGCGGCGGCAGCCCGGCTCCGGTCATGTCGGTCGCGAGCCTCTTCCTGTCGCGGGTCGACACCCTGGTGGACAGGCAGCTCGACGAACTCGGCGGCGAAGCGCTCGCGCTGCGCGGCAGGACCGCGGTCGCCACCGCGAAGCTGGCCTACCAGCGCTATCGCCAGTGCTTCCACGGCACCGCCTTCGATGCGCTGCGCAAGGCCGGCGCCCGCCCCCAGTTCATGCTGTGGGCCAGCACCGGCACCAAGAATCCGGCGTACGGCGACCTGCTCTACGTCGAGCCGCTGATCGGGCCGGAGACGGTCAACACCCTGCCCGACGCCACCCTGGCCGCACTGCGCGACCATGGCCGGATTGCGGACACACTGGACAAGGACGTCGACGCGGCCGCGGCCCAGTACGCGGCCCTCGCCGCGCTGGGCGTGAATCTGGACGAGGCCGGCGAGCGTCTGCAGCAGGAAGGGCTGGCGCAGTTCGAACAAGCCTTCGCCGCGCTGCTGGAACTGACCGCCTGA
- the cheY gene encoding chemotaxis response regulator CheY — MADPKLRFLVVDDFSTMRRIVRNLLKELGYANVDEAEDGVVALQKLNMAPFDFVVTDWNMPNMDGLTLLQTIRRTPQLKHLPVLMITAEAKKENIIAAAQAGASGYIVKPFTAATLAEKMEKIFERMGRSAAA; from the coding sequence ATGGCCGATCCCAAACTCAGATTTCTGGTGGTAGACGATTTCTCGACGATGCGCCGCATCGTCCGCAACCTGCTCAAGGAGCTCGGGTACGCCAATGTGGACGAGGCCGAAGATGGCGTCGTCGCCTTGCAGAAGCTCAACATGGCGCCGTTCGATTTCGTCGTGACCGACTGGAACATGCCGAACATGGACGGGCTCACCCTGCTGCAGACGATACGCCGCACGCCCCAGCTCAAGCATCTGCCGGTGCTGATGATCACGGCGGAAGCGAAGAAGGAGAACATCATCGCCGCGGCTCAGGCGGGTGCCAGCGGCTACATCGTGAAGCCATTCACCGCGGCGACGCTGGCCGAGAAGATGGAAAAGATTTTCGAGAGAATGGGCAGGAGTGCCGCCGCCTGA
- the cheZ gene encoding protein phosphatase CheZ, whose protein sequence is MTKRPKFDDAGDSDELQALFDSIAAASPSVAAGGVEPLRGEPGASSAGDSDELQALFDSVAADVGGLRQTEQAVRAAEPAAGGDNDELQALFDAVVAESWQGQGEGTAPPDAPGVPADAVFNQLGQMARRLHDALRELGYDQALQQAADAIPDARERLGYIARMTEQAAARVLNATDVARPIQDALGADAKALGGRWDRLYANDLSVDEFKALAGDTRAFVARVADASRTTNAQLLEIMMAQDFQDLTGQVIKRVVELAQTLEAQLLQVLLEAAPPQIREERQSALMNGPVVSAAGRDDVVTSQAQVDDLLESLGF, encoded by the coding sequence ATGACCAAGAGGCCGAAGTTCGACGACGCAGGAGATTCCGACGAGTTGCAGGCGCTGTTCGACAGCATTGCCGCAGCGTCTCCGTCCGTGGCTGCGGGCGGCGTGGAGCCGCTGCGCGGCGAGCCGGGGGCCTCTTCCGCCGGTGACAGCGACGAACTGCAGGCGCTGTTCGACAGCGTGGCGGCCGACGTCGGCGGGTTGCGGCAGACGGAGCAGGCCGTGCGCGCGGCCGAACCCGCCGCCGGCGGCGACAACGACGAACTGCAGGCGCTGTTCGATGCGGTGGTGGCGGAAAGCTGGCAGGGGCAGGGCGAGGGCACGGCGCCGCCGGATGCACCGGGCGTGCCCGCGGACGCGGTGTTCAACCAGCTCGGCCAGATGGCCCGCAGGCTGCACGACGCGCTGCGCGAGCTTGGCTACGACCAGGCGCTGCAGCAGGCGGCCGATGCCATTCCCGATGCGCGCGAGCGGCTGGGCTACATCGCCCGCATGACGGAACAGGCTGCGGCCAGGGTGTTGAACGCGACCGACGTCGCACGCCCGATCCAGGATGCGCTCGGCGCCGATGCGAAGGCACTGGGCGGGCGATGGGACAGGCTCTATGCCAACGATCTGTCGGTAGACGAGTTCAAGGCGCTCGCCGGCGACACGCGCGCATTCGTCGCCCGGGTGGCCGATGCCAGCCGGACGACCAATGCGCAGCTACTCGAGATCATGATGGCGCAGGATTTCCAGGACCTCACCGGCCAGGTGATCAAGCGCGTCGTCGAACTCGCGCAGACGCTGGAGGCGCAACTGCTGCAGGTGCTGCTCGAGGCCGCGCCGCCGCAGATCCGGGAAGAGCGCCAGTCCGCATTGATGAACGGGCCGGTCGTGAGCGCCGCGGGCCGGGACGACGTCGTGACCAGCCAGGCGCAGGTCGACGATCTGCTCGAAAGCCTGGGATTCTGA
- a CDS encoding chemotaxis protein CheA, translating to MTDFAGMEDLLQDFLVEAGDLLSGVDNKLVDLERSPADRNLLNDIFRGFHTIKGGAGFLNAGELVTLCHLTENLFDRLRNGELAVTADTMDVILAATAAVRDMFRDLEHGVLPRTADPVLLGSLQGAIQGVAAQPVRPAAAGTAAAVPAQGGAGPDWQLLLSAVAAVPVPAVAAGSPAVQAVEPPVAQEKIIDAALGRRATDRPGVSGPVGRRETERVRDNSIRVDTARLDQVLNLSGEIGLTKNRLNALRSDILSGRNDTETLHALDLAVSQLDLLVSDLQNAVMKTRMQPIGRLFQKYPRIARDLARNLGKDVELVLAGEETEIDKTMIEDLSDPIIHLIRNAVDHGVESAAERAAAGKPSKSAVRLEARQEGDHIVILVADEGRGMDAERLRAKAVAKGLLSEEEASTLDERQSYNLIFLPGFSMAEKVSDVSGRGVGMDVVRTNIQKLNGTIDIRSQPGKGTTFVISLPLTLAILPVLLVRLGDQPFAVPLSMVREILPIEPAMVQDVGGRATMVVRGEVLPILPLSGLLGWPQEQVPGYGVLMQTAELSFVLAIDSFAGREDAVIKSLDDFRPKGVAGVTTLSNGQIVLILDMKELLGGSNAMLGVPRSALVPVPAEEIPG from the coding sequence ATGACTGATTTTGCCGGCATGGAAGACCTCCTGCAGGATTTCCTGGTCGAAGCGGGCGATCTGCTGTCCGGGGTGGACAACAAGCTTGTCGATCTGGAACGCTCGCCCGCCGACCGGAACCTGCTCAACGACATATTCCGCGGCTTCCACACGATCAAGGGCGGTGCGGGATTCCTCAACGCGGGCGAACTCGTCACGCTGTGCCATCTCACCGAGAACCTGTTCGACCGGCTGCGCAACGGCGAACTCGCCGTGACGGCGGATACGATGGACGTCATCCTCGCGGCGACCGCGGCGGTGCGCGACATGTTCCGCGACCTCGAGCACGGCGTCCTGCCGCGCACGGCCGATCCGGTGCTGCTCGGGAGCCTGCAGGGGGCCATCCAGGGCGTGGCCGCGCAGCCGGTCCGGCCCGCCGCGGCCGGCACCGCCGCGGCGGTGCCGGCACAGGGTGGCGCCGGGCCCGACTGGCAACTGCTGCTGAGCGCGGTCGCCGCGGTGCCGGTGCCGGCCGTGGCAGCCGGCTCGCCGGCGGTGCAGGCCGTGGAGCCGCCGGTCGCGCAGGAGAAGATCATCGATGCGGCGCTGGGGCGTCGCGCCACCGACAGGCCGGGCGTGAGCGGACCGGTCGGCAGGCGCGAGACCGAACGCGTGCGCGACAATTCGATCCGCGTCGACACCGCGCGCCTCGACCAGGTGCTCAACCTGTCGGGCGAGATCGGCCTCACCAAGAACCGCCTCAACGCGCTGCGCAGCGACATCCTCAGCGGGCGCAACGACACCGAGACGCTGCATGCGCTCGATCTCGCGGTCAGCCAGCTCGACCTGCTCGTGTCCGATCTGCAGAACGCGGTCATGAAGACGCGCATGCAGCCGATCGGCCGCCTGTTCCAGAAATATCCGCGCATCGCGCGCGATCTCGCGCGCAACCTCGGCAAGGATGTGGAACTGGTCCTCGCCGGCGAGGAGACCGAGATCGACAAGACGATGATCGAAGATCTCTCCGATCCGATCATCCACCTGATCCGCAATGCGGTCGATCATGGCGTGGAGAGCGCGGCCGAGCGCGCGGCGGCCGGCAAGCCGTCGAAATCGGCGGTGCGTCTCGAAGCGCGCCAGGAGGGCGACCACATCGTCATCCTGGTGGCCGACGAGGGGCGCGGCATGGATGCCGAGCGCCTGCGCGCCAAGGCCGTCGCCAAGGGGCTGCTCTCCGAGGAAGAGGCGAGCACGCTGGACGAGCGCCAGAGCTACAACCTGATCTTCCTGCCCGGCTTCTCGATGGCGGAGAAGGTTTCCGACGTGTCCGGCCGCGGCGTGGGCATGGACGTGGTGCGCACCAACATCCAGAAGCTCAACGGCACGATCGATATCCGTTCCCAGCCTGGCAAGGGCACCACCTTCGTCATCAGCCTGCCGCTGACGCTGGCCATCCTGCCGGTGCTGCTGGTCAGGCTGGGCGATCAGCCCTTCGCCGTGCCGCTGTCCATGGTGCGCGAGATCCTGCCGATCGAACCCGCCATGGTGCAGGACGTCGGCGGGCGCGCCACGATGGTGGTGCGCGGCGAGGTGCTGCCCATCCTCCCGCTGTCGGGCCTGCTGGGCTGGCCGCAGGAGCAGGTGCCCGGCTACGGCGTGCTGATGCAGACGGCGGAATTGTCCTTCGTGCTCGCCATCGACAGCTTCGCCGGCCGCGAAGACGCGGTCATCAAGTCGCTCGACGATTTCCGGCCCAAGGGCGTGGCCGGCGTCACGACGCTGTCGAACGGGCAGATCGTGCTGATCCTGGACATGAAGGAACTCCTGGGCGGCAGCAACGCGATGCTGGGGGTGCCGCGCTCGGCCCTCGTTCCCGTGCCTGCCGAGGAAATCCCCGGCTGA